A section of the Dethiosulfovibrio faecalis genome encodes:
- a CDS encoding metal ABC transporter permease produces MIDLLQYEFMRNALAAAVLASLVSGILGPITVIRRSVMTTGGVAHGAYGGLGLAWFMGWPPRAGVYGAALILAGIATYLNRKAPDRSDSIMGILWAVGMAVGIIFTDLTPGYGTELTSYLFGSILTVSSSDLAVMACLALASVGLTIFRYSSIEAFLFDETYAATRGIPVGRLDWILTVLTSLAVVAVIRVVGLILVIALFTIPSALTERGSRSLASMMVRSTLAAGTFCMAGLWLSVRFDVTAGAAIVLIAALSCLAAYGMKSLR; encoded by the coding sequence ATGATTGATCTTCTGCAATACGAGTTCATGAGAAACGCCCTGGCGGCGGCGGTCCTGGCCAGCCTGGTATCGGGGATACTGGGACCTATCACAGTCATAAGGCGTTCTGTAATGACCACCGGAGGGGTGGCCCACGGCGCCTACGGCGGACTCGGCCTGGCGTGGTTCATGGGATGGCCCCCAAGGGCGGGGGTCTACGGCGCCGCATTGATACTGGCCGGAATCGCCACCTATCTGAACAGAAAGGCCCCGGACAGATCCGACTCGATCATGGGGATCCTCTGGGCGGTAGGTATGGCGGTGGGGATAATCTTCACCGACCTGACCCCGGGATACGGAACCGAGCTGACCAGTTACCTCTTCGGAAGCATATTGACCGTGTCCTCCTCCGACCTGGCTGTGATGGCCTGTCTGGCCCTGGCGTCTGTCGGACTGACGATCTTTCGCTATTCCTCCATCGAGGCCTTTCTCTTCGACGAAACCTACGCCGCCACCAGAGGCATCCCGGTCGGCAGGCTGGACTGGATCCTGACGGTCCTGACCTCCCTGGCGGTAGTAGCGGTCATAAGGGTGGTCGGTCTGATACTGGTCATAGCCCTTTTCACCATACCTTCCGCTCTGACCGAGAGGGGCTCCCGATCGCTGGCGTCGATGATGGTCCGATCCACCCTGGCGGCTGGAACCTTCTGCATGGCCGGTCTGTGGCTATCGGTGCGATTCGACGTCACCGCCGGGGCCGCCATAGTCCTCATAGCCGCTCTGAGCTGCCTTGCGGCATATGGAATGAAATCGTTACGCTGA
- a CDS encoding phosphate ABC transporter substrate-binding protein — MKKSAIALALAATLSLVGSAFAGDLVIKGSTTVLPIAQSAAEKFMESNSDVAITVSGGGSGNGIKAIIDGTTDVANASRFIKNKEVSAAVENGTYPVPFAVAMDALIPVVHPSNRIKDLSIEQLKKIYKGEITNWKEVGGADAKIAVVGRDTSSGTYEVWESKIMNKDRVTQRALVVASNGAMVQTVAKNKLAIGYIGLGYLDKSVNALTVGGIEGTVKSVLDGDYPVSRYLYMFTKGWPTGDTLKFINFVLSDAGQEIVGNTGYIPLR, encoded by the coding sequence ATGAAAAAATCGGCTATCGCACTGGCACTGGCGGCAACTCTGTCTCTGGTCGGATCGGCTTTCGCCGGCGACCTGGTAATCAAGGGCTCCACCACCGTACTTCCCATAGCTCAGTCCGCGGCGGAGAAGTTCATGGAGAGCAATTCGGACGTGGCGATAACCGTGTCCGGCGGAGGAAGCGGAAACGGCATCAAGGCAATAATCGACGGAACCACCGACGTGGCCAACGCATCTCGATTCATCAAGAACAAGGAAGTTTCGGCGGCGGTTGAAAACGGAACCTACCCCGTTCCCTTCGCAGTAGCGATGGACGCCCTGATCCCGGTGGTGCACCCCTCCAACCGGATCAAGGACCTTTCCATCGAACAGCTCAAGAAAATCTATAAAGGCGAGATAACCAACTGGAAGGAAGTCGGGGGAGCCGACGCCAAGATCGCGGTGGTGGGACGTGACACCAGCTCGGGGACCTACGAGGTCTGGGAGAGCAAGATCATGAACAAAGACAGGGTGACCCAGAGAGCCCTTGTGGTGGCCTCCAACGGAGCCATGGTTCAGACCGTAGCCAAGAATAAATTGGCCATAGGCTATATCGGCCTCGGATACCTGGACAAGTCGGTCAACGCCCTGACCGTCGGTGGAATAGAGGGAACGGTCAAGTCCGTCCTGGACGGAGATTACCCCGTCTCCCGCTACCTCTACATGTTCACCAAGGGATGGCCCACCGGCGACACCCTCAAATTCATCAACTTCGTCCTCAGCGACGCCGGACAGGAGATCGTAGGCAACACCGGCTATATCCCCCTTCGCTGA
- a CDS encoding metal ABC transporter ATP-binding protein produces MNSVEFDRVSFGYEGAPIFDRVSFSVPAGEFLVVIGPNGGGKSTLLRLMLGLLSPSEGRIDVLGKPPGRTSEVGYVPQDVEKSLSMPVTVRRVVSMGRLGAGSGDDDSIDRAMEAMDLTPLSDRPVGSLSQGQRQRTLIARALASEPKLLLLDEPLASVDPDARKSIFDSLNEAAKGRTVIVVSHDYSIIPACASAVACVDRSVYYHGGGELTEELFSKASCSCPVEIIGHGLPHRVLGEHRHD; encoded by the coding sequence GTGAATTCCGTAGAGTTCGACCGAGTTTCCTTCGGATACGAGGGGGCCCCGATCTTCGATCGGGTCTCCTTCTCCGTACCCGCCGGGGAGTTCCTTGTGGTGATAGGCCCCAACGGAGGGGGAAAGTCCACCCTCCTCCGGCTTATGCTCGGGCTTCTCTCCCCGTCGGAGGGCAGAATCGACGTATTGGGCAAACCTCCGGGCAGGACCTCCGAGGTGGGCTACGTCCCTCAGGACGTGGAGAAGAGCCTCTCCATGCCTGTGACGGTAAGAAGGGTGGTCTCCATGGGCAGACTGGGGGCCGGATCCGGAGACGACGACTCGATCGACCGGGCCATGGAAGCCATGGACCTGACCCCCCTTTCGGACAGGCCGGTCGGATCCCTGTCCCAGGGGCAAAGACAGAGGACCCTCATAGCCAGAGCTCTGGCCAGCGAGCCCAAGCTCCTGCTTTTAGACGAACCTCTGGCCAGCGTCGACCCCGACGCCAGAAAATCCATCTTCGACAGCCTCAACGAAGCAGCGAAGGGACGAACGGTCATAGTGGTAAGCCACGACTACTCGATAATACCGGCCTGTGCCTCCGCGGTAGCCTGCGTGGACCGAAGCGTCTACTACCATGGCGGAGGGGAGCTGACCGAGGAGCTATTCTCCAAGGCCAGCTGTTCCTGTCCGGTGGAGATAATAGGACACGGCCTTCCCCACAGGGTGTTGGGGGAACATCGCCATGATTGA
- the phoU gene encoding phosphate signaling complex protein PhoU: MNIDSRSHIEEELGNLKRETLYLAALARESLNRAVWALKERDRDAALEVVRKDDEMDDLTRSIDQRCLQFLARFQPMGEDLRTVLSIMHMAVDMERIGDYGDNVARVALELSNQLPIKPLIDIPRMSQLFSQMLDQCMEAFDRCDVEKAKAVFPMDDDMDDLESQILRELLFLMMARPERIEQASQLLTVARTLERAGDRVTNIAERVVYICTGDTVRSSRYRRPRPGSEIVDEDGKTRR, encoded by the coding sequence ATGAACATAGACTCTAGAAGCCATATAGAGGAGGAGCTCGGGAACCTCAAGAGGGAGACCCTCTACCTGGCGGCCCTTGCGAGGGAGTCGCTCAACAGGGCCGTGTGGGCTCTGAAGGAAAGGGATCGGGACGCGGCGTTGGAGGTCGTCCGAAAGGACGACGAGATGGACGACCTGACCAGATCCATAGACCAGAGATGTCTCCAGTTCCTCGCCCGCTTCCAGCCCATGGGAGAGGACCTCCGAACGGTGCTGTCCATAATGCACATGGCGGTGGACATGGAGAGGATAGGCGACTACGGCGACAACGTGGCCAGGGTAGCCTTGGAGCTGTCGAACCAGCTTCCCATAAAGCCTCTCATAGATATACCCAGGATGTCCCAGCTGTTCTCTCAGATGCTGGACCAGTGCATGGAGGCTTTCGACCGGTGCGACGTCGAAAAGGCCAAGGCGGTCTTCCCCATGGACGACGACATGGACGATCTGGAGAGCCAGATCCTCAGGGAGCTGCTCTTCCTCATGATGGCCAGACCGGAGCGGATAGAACAGGCCTCCCAGCTGTTGACCGTGGCCAGGACCCTCGAAAGAGCGGGAGACAGGGTTACCAACATAGCCGAGAGGGTGGTCTACATCTGCACCGGCGATACCGTGCGATCAAGCCGCTACAGACGCCCCAGGCCAGGAAGCGAGATAGTAGACGAAGACGGGAAGACACGGAGATAA
- the pstC gene encoding phosphate ABC transporter permease subunit PstC: MDERIPGWLITLTASLSLFIMVFLIYFLVQEGIPTLREVSLKELLLNFDWYPTEEPPALGMAPLIVGSMTVTLLSAVMAVPFSFLIAIFLSEVAPSWFREILKPALELLGFLPSIVLGFLGMVVLAPWLQERFDLLSGLNLFNASLLMGAMIVPIVASLAEESLQAVPRELRDACYALGSTRWETIRKVVLPAALPGLLSASLLGIMRALGETMVVLMAAGGAALVPISIFDPVRPLTSAIAAEMGETPVGSAHYHALFFAGLLLLAMTLGINLVSMWIEKKGKERWMA; this comes from the coding sequence ATGGACGAAAGAATTCCGGGGTGGCTGATCACCCTGACGGCTAGCCTAAGCCTTTTCATAATGGTCTTCCTGATCTACTTCCTCGTTCAGGAAGGAATACCAACCTTACGGGAGGTCTCCCTCAAGGAACTCCTGCTGAACTTCGATTGGTACCCTACCGAAGAACCTCCGGCTCTGGGGATGGCTCCTCTGATCGTAGGATCAATGACGGTGACGCTGCTGTCCGCCGTCATGGCAGTCCCCTTCAGTTTCCTCATAGCCATATTCCTGTCCGAGGTGGCTCCGTCCTGGTTCAGGGAGATACTCAAACCGGCGCTGGAGCTGCTGGGCTTCCTGCCGTCCATAGTCCTGGGATTCCTGGGCATGGTGGTACTGGCCCCATGGCTTCAGGAGAGGTTCGACCTCCTCTCGGGACTGAACCTGTTCAACGCGTCTCTGCTGATGGGGGCCATGATAGTTCCCATAGTGGCCTCCCTGGCGGAGGAAAGCCTTCAGGCCGTTCCGAGAGAGCTGAGAGACGCCTGTTACGCCCTGGGATCCACCAGATGGGAGACGATCCGAAAGGTGGTTCTGCCCGCCGCCCTCCCGGGGCTTCTCAGCGCATCTCTGCTCGGGATAATGAGGGCTCTGGGAGAGACCATGGTGGTGCTGATGGCGGCGGGAGGAGCCGCATTGGTCCCGATATCGATCTTCGATCCGGTAAGGCCTCTGACCTCGGCCATCGCGGCGGAAATGGGGGAGACCCCGGTAGGCTCCGCCCACTATCACGCCCTGTTCTTCGCCGGACTGCTGCTGTTGGCCATGACCCTGGGGATCAACCTGGTCTCAATGTGGATAGAGAAAAAGGGAAAGGAGCGCTGGATGGCATGA
- the pstA gene encoding phosphate ABC transporter permease PstA — protein sequence MSRKLVDRGASILLWTSAALLVLGLLSILAYLMANGAESMSWEFITRPPRDNMTKGGISTAIIGTLQLVVVSMAFAIPVGVATGIFFAEYATEGPFTTALRLCVRCLAGVPSVVYGLFGLSLFVVFLNFGSSLLSAGLTLACLALPLIVTASETALLAVPQDFRLASYALGANKWQTVRKVVLPAALPTILTGAILSVGRVAGETAPIIFTGAAFFTPKVATSLFDEVMALPYHIMVLATAGTHIEQTRPIQYGTVLVLILLVMGVSSLGIILRARLRRNRR from the coding sequence ATGAGCAGAAAACTGGTTGACAGAGGCGCTTCCATTCTGCTCTGGACCTCGGCTGCCCTTCTGGTACTGGGACTGCTGTCCATACTGGCCTACCTGATGGCCAACGGAGCGGAGTCCATGAGCTGGGAGTTCATCACCAGACCTCCCAGGGACAACATGACCAAGGGCGGCATAAGCACCGCCATAATAGGAACGCTCCAACTGGTGGTCGTATCGATGGCCTTCGCCATCCCCGTCGGGGTCGCCACCGGGATATTCTTCGCCGAATACGCCACGGAGGGCCCGTTCACCACGGCGCTCAGGCTCTGCGTCCGATGTCTGGCCGGGGTCCCCTCGGTAGTATACGGTCTGTTCGGCCTCTCCCTCTTCGTGGTGTTCCTCAACTTCGGATCGTCCCTCCTGTCGGCGGGGCTTACACTGGCCTGTCTGGCTTTGCCCCTCATAGTGACGGCGTCGGAGACCGCTCTTCTGGCTGTGCCTCAGGACTTCAGGCTGGCCTCCTACGCCCTGGGGGCCAATAAATGGCAGACAGTCCGGAAGGTGGTCCTCCCGGCGGCCCTTCCAACCATACTGACCGGGGCGATACTCAGCGTCGGAAGGGTAGCGGGGGAGACGGCACCGATAATCTTCACCGGGGCGGCGTTCTTCACCCCAAAGGTGGCTACGAGTCTCTTCGACGAGGTCATGGCGCTCCCCTATCACATAATGGTCCTGGCAACGGCCGGGACCCACATAGAGCAGACCAGGCCCATACAGTACGGCACCGTGCTGGTGCTGATTCTCCTGGTCATGGGAGTAAGCTCCCTGGGGATAATACTACGGGCCCGGCTACGCCGGAACAGACGATAA
- a CDS encoding HD domain-containing phosphohydrolase: MAEDMHSSLLLQSPIPILVLSRDLKVVLANRAFLDMSGYDESEVLGAVPPYPWWGHGEEDVPVPTVEDQKVLYMKGVSRLERRYVGKGGSSIWVELSVTPITGIDGIRSYLLSMVDVTGRRDSEAQNGDDPRLEGLERAYAALQQELAERSEWEERLELEVARRTEELEKSKSFWEALFQESPEGIAFLDNRDRIIQVNGSFCRMFLCDPESVRGTAINDIVGRAPGIQIDAERMTRKLFSGEPFVYDTKRTRTDGSVLPVSIHASPFLFGNKTFAYCGYRDITERKRDEERLRYHSTLQNLLSRVSYRFVFPSSDIDGSLRQALEDFGSFFRASHCNLVQFDPAGDMVRSIWWHGGPLNPDLGHLVENVSSRDIPWLWHRLQVDDVVMIGNGDAIPARACMERRLFELLGGGEAYVYPLFIRGELRGMISLFRSETDDFGSDRITDFYVFSSIISAALERHEGERSIKANYDVLHRTFESSIKTMGDMLAVRDPYTARHQRNVAVLSDMISERLGMDEESRKGLRIAALVHDLGKIRVPAEILNKPGELSELEFEIIKEHPQLGEEILSNIEFPWPVATIVSQHHERLDGSGYPRHLWSGEILPEARILAVADVVEAMTSHRPYRAGLGLLAALDEIRRGRSFLYDPDAVGACLDVLKGRSDLNDLFSAQI, encoded by the coding sequence TTGGCCGAGGACATGCATTCTTCGCTGCTTCTTCAATCCCCCATACCGATATTGGTCCTGTCCAGAGACCTGAAGGTCGTCCTGGCGAATCGGGCCTTTCTGGACATGTCCGGCTACGACGAGTCGGAGGTGCTTGGCGCCGTTCCTCCCTATCCCTGGTGGGGCCACGGAGAAGAGGATGTTCCTGTCCCTACCGTAGAGGATCAGAAGGTCCTTTATATGAAAGGCGTGTCCAGGCTGGAGAGACGATATGTGGGAAAAGGCGGCTCGTCCATATGGGTCGAGCTCAGCGTCACCCCCATAACCGGAATCGACGGCATAAGGTCCTATCTGTTGTCCATGGTGGACGTAACTGGAAGAAGGGACTCCGAGGCCCAAAACGGAGACGACCCCAGGTTGGAGGGCCTCGAGAGGGCCTACGCCGCGCTTCAACAGGAGCTGGCGGAGCGGTCCGAGTGGGAGGAACGACTGGAGCTGGAGGTCGCCAGGAGGACCGAGGAGCTGGAGAAGAGCAAGAGCTTCTGGGAGGCCCTGTTTCAGGAGTCGCCGGAAGGGATCGCCTTTTTGGACAATCGGGACAGGATAATCCAGGTCAACGGGTCCTTCTGCCGCATGTTTCTGTGCGACCCCGAATCGGTGCGGGGGACGGCCATAAACGACATAGTCGGAAGGGCTCCGGGAATACAGATAGACGCAGAGAGGATGACCAGGAAGCTCTTCAGCGGAGAGCCTTTCGTGTACGATACCAAACGCACCAGGACCGACGGTAGCGTCCTACCTGTTTCCATCCACGCGTCTCCCTTCCTTTTCGGGAATAAAACCTTCGCCTACTGCGGCTACAGGGATATAACCGAGAGAAAAAGGGACGAGGAGAGGCTGAGGTATCACTCTACCCTCCAGAACCTGCTCTCCAGGGTGTCCTATCGTTTCGTCTTTCCCTCGAGCGATATAGACGGTTCCCTGAGACAGGCTCTCGAGGACTTCGGGTCCTTTTTCAGGGCATCCCACTGTAACCTCGTTCAGTTCGATCCCGCAGGAGATATGGTGAGGTCCATATGGTGGCACGGGGGCCCTTTGAACCCCGATCTGGGCCATCTCGTAGAGAACGTCTCCTCGAGGGATATCCCCTGGCTCTGGCATCGCCTCCAGGTGGACGATGTCGTGATGATAGGAAACGGAGACGCCATCCCCGCCAGGGCCTGTATGGAGCGGAGGCTGTTCGAGCTATTGGGCGGAGGCGAGGCCTACGTCTATCCTCTTTTCATCCGGGGGGAACTCAGAGGGATGATATCCCTGTTTCGCTCCGAGACGGACGATTTCGGTTCTGACAGGATCACCGACTTCTACGTCTTCAGCAGCATAATATCCGCCGCTCTGGAGCGCCACGAAGGGGAACGGTCCATAAAGGCCAACTACGACGTGCTCCATCGGACCTTCGAGAGCAGCATAAAGACCATGGGGGATATGCTGGCGGTCAGGGATCCCTACACGGCCCGCCATCAGAGAAACGTGGCGGTGCTGTCCGACATGATCTCCGAAAGGCTGGGCATGGACGAAGAGAGCAGAAAGGGATTGAGGATAGCGGCTTTGGTCCACGATCTCGGAAAGATAAGGGTTCCGGCGGAGATACTGAACAAGCCGGGAGAGCTTTCCGAGCTGGAGTTCGAGATAATAAAGGAACATCCCCAGCTGGGAGAGGAGATACTCTCGAACATCGAGTTCCCCTGGCCTGTGGCTACGATAGTTTCGCAGCATCACGAAAGGCTCGACGGTTCCGGATATCCCAGACATCTTTGGTCCGGCGAGATTCTTCCCGAAGCCCGTATTCTCGCCGTCGCCGACGTGGTGGAGGCCATGACATCTCATCGTCCCTATCGGGCCGGACTGGGACTGTTGGCGGCTCTGGACGAGATAAGACGGGGTCGCAGCTTTTTATACGACCCCGACGCGGTAGGAGCCTGTCTGGACGTTCTCAAGGGAAGATCCGATCTGAACGATCTATTCTCGGCTCAGATCTGA
- a CDS encoding alkaline phosphatase: MTFTRGRRFLAKFVLATAMVTVLAGGAWADRAKYVFLMIGDGMAMPQRNAAEIYLASMAGKDARPGIVKLAMSTLPAQGFCTTYSTNSIITDSAAAGTALATGNKTKSGVIAMNPTGTESHETIAEMAHKRGMKVGIISSVSIEHATPACFYSHNESRNDYYDLARQLPESGFEYFAGGGFKKPKGPKGDQPDVMGIIEKAGYRVTETTEDFRKLSKEDGKIVAINPVLWSGKAMPYAVDETDRSISLADFTAKGIELLDNPEGFFMMVEGGKIDWACHANDAVSSIGDTIAFDEAVKVALDFYNDHPEDTLVVVTGDHETGGLTIGFAGTKYDTFFGKLDGQKMSYEAFDLVLADYRKSTGGKGSLEAFFPQVEKAFGLSLKGQDAVTGSELDSLKKAFAESMKGAEERSEDQETYLLYGGYEPFSIALTHLLNRRAGLAWTSYAHTGVPVPVSAVGVGQETFNGYYDNTDVFRKMTSAMGL; encoded by the coding sequence GTGACATTTACGAGAGGGAGACGCTTTTTAGCTAAGTTCGTCCTTGCGACGGCAATGGTGACGGTCCTGGCGGGAGGAGCCTGGGCCGATAGGGCAAAGTACGTCTTTTTGATGATAGGCGACGGCATGGCCATGCCCCAGAGAAACGCGGCGGAGATATACCTGGCCTCCATGGCCGGCAAGGACGCCAGACCGGGAATAGTCAAGCTGGCCATGAGCACCCTTCCCGCCCAGGGGTTCTGCACCACCTACTCGACCAACTCGATCATAACCGACTCGGCGGCGGCCGGGACGGCTCTGGCCACGGGAAACAAGACCAAGTCGGGGGTCATAGCCATGAACCCCACCGGCACGGAGTCCCACGAGACCATCGCCGAGATGGCCCATAAGAGGGGTATGAAGGTCGGTATCATATCGTCCGTGTCCATAGAACACGCCACCCCCGCCTGTTTCTATTCCCACAACGAGTCCCGCAACGACTACTACGATCTGGCCCGTCAGCTTCCCGAAAGCGGCTTCGAGTACTTCGCCGGAGGCGGTTTCAAGAAACCCAAGGGTCCCAAGGGAGATCAGCCCGACGTCATGGGAATCATAGAGAAGGCGGGCTACAGGGTAACCGAGACGACCGAGGACTTCCGGAAACTCTCCAAAGAGGACGGCAAGATCGTGGCGATCAACCCCGTGTTGTGGTCCGGCAAGGCCATGCCCTACGCCGTGGACGAGACGGACCGGTCCATCTCCCTGGCCGACTTCACCGCCAAGGGTATAGAGCTCCTGGACAATCCCGAAGGCTTCTTCATGATGGTCGAGGGCGGCAAGATAGACTGGGCCTGCCACGCCAACGACGCCGTCTCCTCCATAGGCGACACCATAGCCTTCGACGAAGCGGTCAAGGTAGCCCTCGACTTCTACAACGACCACCCCGAGGACACCCTGGTGGTGGTGACCGGAGACCACGAGACCGGAGGTCTCACCATAGGCTTCGCAGGAACCAAGTACGACACCTTCTTCGGCAAGCTGGACGGACAGAAGATGTCCTACGAGGCGTTCGACCTCGTCCTGGCCGACTACAGGAAGTCCACCGGCGGCAAGGGATCCCTGGAGGCCTTCTTTCCCCAGGTGGAGAAGGCCTTCGGCCTCAGCCTGAAGGGACAGGACGCCGTTACCGGATCGGAGCTCGACTCGCTCAAGAAGGCCTTCGCCGAGAGCATGAAGGGAGCCGAGGAAAGGTCCGAGGACCAGGAGACCTACCTTCTCTACGGAGGCTACGAGCCCTTCTCAATAGCCCTGACCCATCTTCTCAACCGCAGGGCCGGTTTGGCCTGGACCAGCTACGCCCACACAGGCGTACCGGTTCCGGTAAGCGCCGTCGGGGTTGGACAGGAGACCTTCAACGGCTACTACGACAACACCGACGTGTTCCGCAAGATGACATCCGCCATGGGCCTCTAA
- the pstB gene encoding phosphate ABC transporter ATP-binding protein PstB, with translation MTGRDTAIEIKNLNLHYGTAHTLKDISMSINANSVTAFIGPSGCGKSTFLRCLNRMNDFIPSASVKGTVLVDGEDIYSQGTDVIELRKKVGMVFQKPNPFPMSIYDNIAFGPRIHGIKDRDRLDGIVESSLRGAALWDEVKEKLHSPANGLSGGQQQRLCIARTIATEPEVVLMDEPTSALDPMATARIEELCRQLRERYTVVIVTHNMQQAARISDDTAFFLMGDLVEYGPTEKIFTSPENRKTGDYITGRFG, from the coding sequence ATGACCGGAAGGGATACCGCGATAGAGATAAAAAATCTGAACCTCCACTACGGGACGGCTCACACTTTGAAGGACATTTCCATGTCCATAAACGCCAACTCCGTGACCGCCTTCATAGGCCCCTCGGGATGCGGAAAGAGCACCTTCCTGCGGTGCCTTAACAGGATGAACGACTTTATCCCCAGCGCATCGGTCAAGGGGACCGTGCTGGTCGACGGAGAGGATATCTACTCCCAGGGAACGGACGTGATAGAGCTACGGAAAAAGGTGGGAATGGTCTTTCAGAAACCCAACCCGTTTCCCATGTCCATATACGACAACATCGCCTTCGGCCCCAGGATCCACGGCATAAAGGACCGTGACCGCCTGGACGGTATAGTGGAATCGAGCCTGAGAGGGGCGGCCCTGTGGGACGAGGTGAAGGAGAAACTCCACTCCCCGGCCAACGGCCTGTCCGGAGGACAGCAGCAGAGGCTCTGCATAGCCAGAACCATAGCCACCGAGCCGGAGGTGGTCCTTATGGACGAGCCGACCTCGGCCCTGGACCCTATGGCTACGGCCCGCATAGAGGAGCTCTGCCGCCAGCTCAGGGAAAGATACACCGTGGTAATAGTAACCCACAACATGCAGCAGGCGGCAAGGATATCGGACGACACGGCCTTCTTCCTTATGGGCGACCTGGTGGAATACGGCCCTACGGAGAAGATCTTCACCTCGCCGGAGAACAGGAAGACCGGCGATTACATAACGGGACGGTTCGGCTAG
- a CDS encoding YibE/F family protein, with translation MLRHFYRWFLDGTSTKDLAFTALISLICAALWTMPTGFEDKLDGNVGHYRGRVIAVDNSTVVQCGIIKTGDQGLTVRIEEGPFGGRTVEGSNVLSGKLELDSFYAPGDRVLLDITTVDGKIAGVHASGKYRLGVEALLLLLFAATLAVVGGFTGVKAMVSFLFSALMIWKVMIPLFLKGWDPVLVAFGVVSALTFAIVFLVAGFDRRGATAWIGAMAGLGLTCLLAKVFSGPFGIHGAVRPFSEMLLYSGYPHLDLTRIFLAGIFLASSGAVMDLAMDISAAVAEVKEHRPDIDRWRLFKSGLKVGRAVIGTMTTTLLLAYSGGYLTMMMVFMAQGIPMSNILNVNYVAAEILHTMVGSFGLVTVAPLTALTGAFVHSRTDQI, from the coding sequence ATGCTGAGACATTTCTACCGGTGGTTTCTGGACGGCACGTCGACGAAAGACCTGGCCTTCACCGCCCTGATATCGCTTATATGTGCGGCCCTCTGGACTATGCCCACCGGCTTCGAGGACAAGCTGGACGGAAACGTTGGACATTACAGGGGCAGGGTGATCGCCGTCGATAACTCCACGGTGGTTCAGTGCGGCATAATCAAGACCGGAGACCAGGGACTGACAGTGAGGATAGAGGAAGGCCCCTTCGGGGGACGGACCGTGGAGGGAAGCAACGTGCTGAGCGGCAAGCTCGAGCTGGACAGCTTCTACGCCCCGGGAGACAGGGTGCTTCTGGACATCACAACCGTCGACGGGAAAATCGCCGGGGTACACGCCTCGGGAAAATACAGGCTGGGAGTGGAGGCTCTGCTGCTGCTTCTATTCGCGGCCACCCTGGCGGTGGTGGGAGGTTTCACCGGGGTGAAGGCCATGGTGTCCTTCCTCTTCTCGGCCCTTATGATCTGGAAGGTCATGATCCCCCTGTTCCTCAAGGGATGGGACCCGGTGCTCGTGGCCTTCGGGGTGGTATCGGCACTGACCTTCGCCATAGTATTCCTGGTAGCCGGTTTCGACCGCAGAGGGGCCACGGCCTGGATCGGCGCAATGGCGGGACTGGGACTAACCTGTCTTCTGGCGAAGGTCTTCTCCGGCCCCTTCGGGATCCACGGAGCCGTGAGGCCCTTCTCGGAGATGCTGCTCTACTCGGGCTATCCACATCTCGACCTTACCAGGATCTTTCTGGCGGGAATCTTCCTGGCCTCGTCGGGTGCCGTCATGGACCTGGCTATGGACATATCCGCCGCCGTGGCGGAGGTCAAGGAACACAGGCCCGATATAGACAGATGGAGGCTGTTCAAGTCGGGGCTCAAGGTGGGAAGGGCCGTCATAGGGACAATGACCACCACGCTGCTGCTGGCCTACTCGGGAGGATACCTGACGATGATGATGGTGTTCATGGCCCAGGGGATACCTATGTCCAACATATTGAACGTCAACTACGTGGCGGCGGAGATACTCCACACCATGGTGGGAAGTTTCGGCCTGGTCACTGTGGCCCCTCTGACCGCCCTCACAGGGGCCTTCGTCCATTCCCGAACGGATCAGATCTGA